A window from Streptomyces sp. NBC_00299 encodes these proteins:
- the recD2 gene encoding SF1B family DNA helicase RecD2, producing MSNQAGTSTGERRLAVLEGVLERITYANEETGYTVARVDTGRGGGDLLTVVGALLGAQVGESLRMEGRWGSHPQYGKQFTVENYTTLLPATVQGIRRYLGSGLVKGIGPVFADRITQHFGLDTLKIIEEEPKRLIEVPGLGPKRTKKIADAWEEQKAIKEVMLFLQTVEVSTSIAVRIYKKYGDASISVVKNQPYRLAADVWGIGFLTADKIAQSVGIPHDSPERVKAGLQYALSQATDQGNCYLPEERLIADAVKLLQVDTGLVIECLAELAQVPEEGGDPGVVREKVPGPDGHSEPVTAVYLVPFHRAELSLSAQLLRLLRTDEDRMPGFHEVAWDKALGWLKGRTGTDLAPEQEAAVKLALTKKVAVLTGGPGCGKSFTVRSIVELARAKKARVVLAAPTGRAAKRLAELTGAEASTVHRLLELKPGGDAAYDKDRPLQADLVVVDEASMLDLLLANKLVKAVPPGAHLLFVGDVDQLPSVGAGEVLRDLLADGGPIPAVRLTRVFRQAQQSGVVTNAHRINAGQHPVTDGMKDFFLFVEDDTEEAGRLTVDVAARRVPAKFGLDPRRDVQVLAPMHRGPAGAGTLNGLLQQAITPGRPDLAEKRFGGRVFRVGDKVTQIRNNYEKGKNGVFNGTVGVVTSLDPVDQRLTVLTDEDEEVPYEFDELDELAHAYAVTIHRSQGSEYPAVVIPVTTGAWMMLQRNLLYTAVTRAKQLVVLVGSRKAIGQAVRTVSAGRRCTALDFRLAGS from the coding sequence ATGTCCAATCAGGCGGGGACTTCCACGGGCGAGCGGCGGCTGGCGGTGCTCGAAGGCGTCCTGGAGCGGATCACGTACGCCAATGAGGAGACCGGCTACACGGTCGCCCGCGTCGACACCGGCAGAGGCGGCGGCGACCTCCTCACGGTCGTGGGTGCGCTGCTCGGCGCCCAGGTCGGTGAATCCCTGCGGATGGAGGGCCGTTGGGGCTCCCACCCCCAGTACGGCAAGCAGTTCACCGTCGAGAACTACACGACCCTCCTGCCGGCCACCGTCCAGGGCATCCGCCGCTACCTCGGCTCCGGCCTGGTCAAGGGCATCGGCCCGGTCTTCGCCGACCGGATCACCCAGCACTTCGGCCTGGACACCCTGAAGATCATCGAGGAGGAGCCCAAGCGGCTCATCGAGGTCCCCGGCCTCGGACCGAAGCGGACGAAGAAGATCGCCGACGCCTGGGAGGAACAAAAGGCGATCAAGGAGGTCATGCTCTTCCTCCAGACCGTCGAGGTGTCCACCTCCATCGCCGTGCGGATCTACAAGAAGTACGGCGACGCCTCGATCTCGGTCGTGAAGAACCAGCCCTACCGGCTGGCGGCCGACGTCTGGGGCATCGGCTTCCTCACCGCCGACAAGATCGCCCAGTCCGTCGGCATCCCGCACGACAGCCCGGAGCGGGTCAAGGCAGGACTGCAGTACGCGCTGTCGCAGGCCACCGACCAGGGCAACTGCTACCTCCCCGAGGAGCGCCTGATCGCGGACGCGGTGAAGCTGCTCCAGGTCGACACGGGGCTCGTCATCGAGTGCCTGGCCGAACTCGCCCAGGTCCCGGAGGAGGGCGGCGACCCCGGTGTCGTACGGGAGAAGGTGCCCGGTCCGGACGGCCACTCGGAGCCCGTGACGGCCGTCTACCTCGTCCCCTTCCACCGGGCCGAACTCTCCCTCTCCGCCCAGCTGTTGCGCCTGCTGCGCACCGACGAGGACCGGATGCCGGGCTTCCACGAGGTGGCCTGGGACAAGGCGCTGGGCTGGCTGAAGGGCCGTACGGGCACGGACCTCGCCCCCGAGCAGGAGGCCGCCGTCAAGCTGGCGCTGACGAAGAAGGTCGCCGTCCTCACCGGCGGCCCCGGCTGCGGCAAGTCCTTCACGGTCCGCTCGATCGTGGAGCTGGCCCGCGCGAAGAAGGCCAGGGTCGTACTGGCCGCCCCCACCGGCCGTGCCGCCAAGCGCCTGGCCGAGCTGACCGGAGCCGAGGCCTCCACCGTCCACCGCCTCCTGGAGCTCAAGCCCGGTGGCGACGCGGCGTACGACAAGGACCGTCCGCTCCAGGCCGACCTGGTGGTGGTCGACGAGGCGTCCATGCTGGATCTGCTGCTCGCCAACAAGCTGGTGAAGGCCGTACCGCCGGGCGCGCACCTGCTCTTCGTGGGCGATGTCGACCAACTGCCCAGCGTCGGGGCGGGGGAGGTTCTCAGGGACCTGCTCGCCGACGGCGGCCCCATCCCGGCCGTCCGCCTCACGCGCGTGTTCCGCCAGGCCCAGCAGTCGGGGGTGGTGACGAACGCACACCGGATCAACGCCGGGCAGCACCCCGTCACCGACGGCATGAAGGACTTCTTCCTCTTCGTCGAGGACGACACGGAGGAGGCCGGCCGGCTCACGGTGGATGTGGCGGCCCGTCGGGTTCCGGCCAAGTTCGGCCTCGATCCACGCCGGGACGTCCAGGTCCTGGCTCCCATGCACCGGGGCCCAGCGGGCGCGGGCACGCTGAACGGCCTGCTCCAGCAGGCCATCACGCCCGGGCGCCCCGATCTCGCGGAGAAGCGGTTCGGCGGCCGGGTCTTCCGCGTCGGCGACAAGGTCACCCAGATTCGCAACAATTACGAAAAAGGGAAGAACGGCGTCTTCAACGGCACCGTGGGCGTGGTCACCTCGCTCGACCCGGTCGACCAGCGCCTCACGGTGCTGACGGACGAGGACGAGGAGGTTCCGTACGAATTCGACGAACTGGACGAACTGGCGCATGCGTACGCGGTGACCATCCACCGTTCACAGGGAAGTGAATATCCCGCAGTGGTGATCCCCGTCACCACCGGAGCATGGATGATGCTGCAGCGGAATCTGCTGTACACGGCGGTGACCCGGGCGAAGCAGTTGGTCGTCCTCGTCGGTTCGCGCAAGGCGATCGGCCAGGCGGTGCGGACGGTGTCGGCGGGGCGGCGCTGCACGGCGCTCGACTTCCGGCTGGCGGGCTCCTGA
- a CDS encoding citrate synthase, translating into MSDNSVVLRYGDGEYTYPVIDSTVGDKGFDIGKLRAQTGLVTLDSGYGNTAAYKSAITYLDGEQGILRYRGYPIEQLAERSTFLEVAYLLINGELPTVDELSTFKNEITQHTLLHEDVKNFYKGFPRDAHPMAMLSSVVSALSTFYQDSHNPFDERQRNLSTIRLLAKLPTIAAYAYKKSIGHPFVYPRNDLGYVENFLRMTFSVPAQEFELDPVVVSALDKLLILHADHEQNCSTSTVRLVGSSQANMFASISAGISALWGPLHGGANQSVLEMLEGIQTNGGDVDSFIRKVKNKEDGVRLMGFGHRVYKSFDPRAKIIKAAAHDVLSALGKSDELLDIALKLEEHALSDEYFVSRNLYPNVDFYTGLIYRAMGFPTEMFTVLFALGRLPGWIAQWHEMIKEPGSRIGRPRQIYTGVVERDFVPVEER; encoded by the coding sequence GTGAGCGACAACTCTGTAGTACTGCGGTACGGCGACGGCGAGTACACCTACCCGGTGATTGACAGCACCGTCGGCGACAAGGGCTTTGACATCGGCAAACTCCGCGCCCAGACCGGTCTGGTGACGCTGGACAGCGGATATGGCAACACCGCCGCCTATAAATCCGCCATCACCTACCTCGACGGCGAGCAGGGGATCCTCCGGTACCGCGGCTACCCGATCGAGCAGCTGGCCGAGCGCTCCACCTTCCTGGAGGTGGCCTACCTGCTGATCAACGGTGAGCTGCCCACCGTCGACGAGCTCTCGACGTTCAAGAACGAGATCACGCAGCACACGCTGCTGCACGAGGACGTCAAGAACTTCTACAAGGGCTTCCCGCGCGACGCCCACCCGATGGCCATGCTGTCGTCGGTCGTCTCGGCGCTGTCCACGTTCTACCAGGACAGCCACAACCCGTTCGACGAGCGTCAGCGCAACCTCTCCACGATCCGCCTGCTCGCCAAGCTTCCGACGATCGCGGCGTACGCGTACAAGAAGTCGATCGGTCACCCGTTCGTCTACCCGCGCAACGACCTCGGTTACGTCGAGAACTTCCTGCGCATGACCTTCTCGGTCCCGGCCCAGGAGTTCGAGCTGGACCCGGTCGTGGTCTCCGCCCTCGACAAGCTCCTCATCCTGCACGCCGACCACGAGCAGAACTGCTCCACGTCGACGGTCCGCCTGGTGGGCTCGTCGCAGGCGAACATGTTCGCGTCGATCTCGGCCGGCATCTCCGCCCTCTGGGGCCCGCTGCACGGCGGCGCCAACCAGTCCGTCCTGGAGATGCTCGAGGGCATCCAGACCAACGGCGGCGATGTCGACTCCTTCATCCGCAAGGTGAAGAACAAGGAGGACGGCGTCCGCCTGATGGGCTTCGGCCACCGGGTGTACAAGTCCTTCGACCCGCGCGCGAAGATCATCAAGGCGGCGGCACACGACGTCCTCTCCGCCCTCGGCAAGTCCGACGAGCTGCTGGACATCGCCCTGAAGCTGGAGGAGCACGCGCTCTCCGACGAGTACTTCGTCTCGCGCAACCTCTACCCGAACGTCGACTTCTACACCGGCCTGATCTACCGGGCCATGGGCTTCCCGACCGAGATGTTCACGGTCCTGTTCGCCCTCGGCCGCCTCCCGGGCTGGATCGCCCAGTGGCACGAGATGATCAAGGAACCGGGTTCCCGCATCGGCCGCCCGCGCCAGATCTACACGGGCGTGGTCGAGCGCGACTTCGTCCCGGTCGAGGAGCGCTGA
- a CDS encoding LacI family DNA-binding transcriptional regulator, producing MASIKDVAAEAGVSVATVSRVLNDHPSVSAEARARVLAAVATLGYRPNAVARSLRTDQTHTLGLVISDVMNPYFTELARSVEEEARALGYSVIIGNADERPDLQDHHVRNLLDRRIDGLLVSPTDGGSPLMLDAARAGTPMVFVDRWIPGVDVPVVRSDGRAAVRDLVAHLHRLGHRRLAIIAGPAATTTGRERVEAFREALGAYGLELPDAYIGQGDFQAESGRRVTEGFLDLPEPPEVVFAADNLMALGALDAVRARGLRVPDDLALAAFDDIRWFVHTDPPITAIAQPTGELGRAAVRALVDRVEGRPGESVTLPARLVVRRSCGEQPASSEPSPVTNRSQS from the coding sequence ATGGCGAGCATCAAGGACGTCGCTGCCGAGGCGGGCGTATCCGTCGCCACGGTCTCGCGCGTCCTGAACGACCATCCGTCGGTCAGTGCCGAGGCACGCGCACGCGTGCTGGCCGCCGTGGCGACCCTGGGCTACCGCCCGAACGCCGTCGCCCGCTCCCTGCGCACCGACCAGACCCACACCCTCGGTCTGGTCATCAGCGACGTGATGAACCCGTACTTCACCGAACTGGCCCGCTCCGTCGAGGAGGAGGCCCGCGCGCTCGGCTACAGCGTCATCATCGGCAACGCCGACGAGCGGCCCGACCTCCAGGACCATCACGTGCGGAACCTGCTGGACCGGCGCATCGACGGACTCCTCGTCTCCCCCACCGACGGCGGCTCGCCGCTGATGCTGGACGCCGCCCGCGCGGGGACGCCGATGGTGTTCGTGGACCGGTGGATCCCCGGCGTGGACGTGCCGGTGGTGCGGTCGGACGGGCGCGCTGCCGTACGGGACCTCGTGGCGCATCTGCACCGGCTCGGGCACCGGCGGCTCGCGATCATCGCCGGACCGGCGGCGACCACGACCGGCCGGGAGCGCGTGGAGGCCTTCCGGGAGGCGCTCGGCGCGTACGGCCTCGAACTCCCCGACGCCTACATAGGTCAGGGCGACTTCCAGGCCGAGAGCGGACGCCGGGTCACCGAGGGCTTCCTCGACCTGCCCGAGCCGCCCGAGGTCGTGTTCGCGGCCGACAACCTGATGGCGCTCGGCGCGCTGGACGCCGTACGCGCGCGTGGGCTGCGCGTGCCGGACGACCTCGCACTGGCCGCGTTCGACGACATCCGGTGGTTCGTGCACACCGATCCGCCGATCACCGCGATCGCCCAGCCGACGGGCGAGCTGGGCCGGGCCGCCGTACGGGCCCTGGTCGACCGCGTCGAAGGACGTCCCGGCGAGTCCGTCACCCTCCCCGCCCGTCTCGTCGTACGCCGCTCGTGCGGCGAGCAACCGGCTTCTTCGGAGCCGTCCCCCGTAACGAACAGGAGCCAGTCGTGA